CTCGTACATTTTACAAATTTATATTCGAATATATAATTTATAGTCCATACTCACCATCTTATGAAAGATATAAGCGCTTAATATCATATTTTCATAAAACAGCACCGTACGACTTGTAAAACATTATTAAATATATTTTAAAATATATTGAAATAACAATTTTTGAAATTAGAATTATTAAACTTAATATCTATAAGATTTTCATTAAAATGATGTTAATAAAAATCAATCTAAATTTAATAATAATTAAATATACATTTTATGTACATATATAATTTTCTAATATTCTTTATTAATAAAATGGAAATCGTATTAAGTTTTAAGATATGCGAATATAATTATTGATTAAATGATAAAAATAAGAGTAAAAAATTAGAAAGAATAAAAAAATGAAAGAATAACTGAAACTGAAATTAAAAAAAAATCTGAAAAATAATAAAATTAAATAAAATAAAAATAGAAAGAAAAATAAAAAAATAAGAATAGGATTATAATCTTTAAAATAATTATTGATTATTTTCCTTAACTTCCAATTCTTCTTTTCCCAAATCGTCCAAATCCTTTAATTGGCAACTGAATCTGCATTGAGGGAATCCGCTGCATCCGACAAATTCGCCAAATCTGCCTGAACGTTTCAATAGGTCTCTTCCACATTTTGGACATTTACCGACAACTTCAGGAGCACGCCTTTTGCTTACCTCTTTACCGCAATTCGGATCAAGACAGACATGTTCCCTTCCCTTTTGTCCTTTCTTCGGAATGGAAATCATAGGCAGACCACAGGTAGGGCATTTGGACTTTAGAATATTTGCCTTTTTAGGCAAGGAATAAGTGTTTCTGCATGTAGGAAACTTGGAACATCCTATAAAGTATTGCTTGTTCCTTTTGGAATACTTCTTAAGTAGTTTTCCACCGCAGCTGCAGTCACCGACAATATTTGATTCCTGATATGACTCGAAAAGCTTTGAACCGATTTCCCTTTGATTGTCATCAATGTCCCTAAGGATTGACCTTACTTCCCTTTCACCGTTTGCAAGAATTTCCTCCTTGGTAATCTTATCGGATTCAAGCCTATCCAATTCCTTTTCAAACTCACGGGTCAGTTCTTCGCTGGTCAAATTCTTACAGTATTGCTTCAAGGTATCGATTATATGAACTCCCAATGGCTTGACTTCAATCTTCTTGCCGTCAATGTATTTCCTATCATATAACTTGGCAATGATGTCCGCACGGGTAGCCTTTGTTCCAAGGTCTCTTTTTTCCAATTCCTTAATGAGAGAGGCCTCATTATATCTTGCAGGAGGCTTGGTTTCCTTTTCCTCTGAAATGATCTTGTGAATCTTCAAGAGATCCCCTTTCTTAAGTGGAGGGAATTCATCAGCTTCCTGTTTCTTAAATGGATAATGCTTTAGCCATCCTTCATGGGAAACCCTTTTTCTTGAGAAAACGAATTTCTCATTGTTTACCTTCAAGTTCACTTTCATGGTTTCCAATTTGGAATCTTCAGAAAATACGCTTATGAATCTATAAACGATCAATCGATAGATCTTTTCCTCATCTGCAGACAGTTTGGATGGCAATACTCCAGTCGGATGAATAGCAGGGTGTGCCGCATCCTCCTTCTTACCCTCATTCGGCTTTAATTTTGCAGGCAAATCAGCAATATGCTTCTTGAATTCCTCATCCTTTAGAAGCCCTGCAAAGATCTCCTTAAATCCTAATGATTCCGGAAGCTTTTGAGATGAGGTACGTGGATAGGAAGTGTATCCTCCAACATACAAATTCTGAGCTGCAATCTGAGTCCTTTTAGGGGAAAATCCGAAAACAGCATGCGCTTCAGACTGCAAACCACCTAAGTTGAATGGAATAGGAGGTTTTCTGATGGTTTCCTTGACATTGACATTGGTTACAGTTGCATCGGCACCATGACATTCCTTGAATATGCTTTTAGCCCTTTCCTTATCAAAGATCTTATCCTCAACGTGATTTGCTACAATGTCAAAATCACATTTAGCCTTGATTTGCCAATAAGGTTCAGGTACGAATGCCTGTATCTCCTTTTCCCTATCCACCAAAATGGATAAGGTAGGTGTTTGAACACGACCTGCAGACAGGCTGATTCTTCTATGATTGGTGGACAATACTGTATCCATCAATGCAGAGGAAATGTTCATACCAAAGTAATAGTCCAGCATATGCCTTGCAATACCGCTGTCAACCTGATGGGGATCAATGTCAATCATATGGTTATATGCTTCCACAATGTCCTTTTTGGTCAATGTGGAAAACTTCATACGGGATGCCTTTGCCTCAGCATTGTTTCCGCAAGCGTATTTTAAAACATTATACCCTATTAAAGTCCCTTCCACATCGTAATCGCAAGCATGAACGAATTTATCCGCATCTCTAGAGAGCTGCTTGATTGCATAAACATAATCCCTGATATAGCCGCTGTTCCTTTCGACTTCATATGCCGGAACCCATGTTAAGTCAAAGCCCAATCTATCTTTTGAAGTGGCAGATGTCAAGGAGTAAAGATGCCCCACTGCAGATAGTACAGTGGTCCTTTTCCCATCCTCTTCAAATTCCCAATAATTGATCTTGCCATGTTTTTTCTTTTTGGCCTTTGAAGAGAGAGCCTTTGCTATCTTCTCAGCAGATTTCGGTTTTTCTGAAATAATCACTTCATGCATATTATCACATAATAAATAAAAATTAAAATATAAATAATTAATAAAATTTAAAGTTTTTTAGAACTTTTTAGAACTTTTAAAAAGTCCTTTTCTAAAAAA
Above is a window of Methanobrevibacter sp. DNA encoding:
- the topA gene encoding DNA topoisomerase I — translated: MHEVIISEKPKSAEKIAKALSSKAKKKKHGKINYWEFEEDGKRTTVLSAVGHLYSLTSATSKDRLGFDLTWVPAYEVERNSGYIRDYVYAIKQLSRDADKFVHACDYDVEGTLIGYNVLKYACGNNAEAKASRMKFSTLTKKDIVEAYNHMIDIDPHQVDSGIARHMLDYYFGMNISSALMDTVLSTNHRRISLSAGRVQTPTLSILVDREKEIQAFVPEPYWQIKAKCDFDIVANHVEDKIFDKERAKSIFKECHGADATVTNVNVKETIRKPPIPFNLGGLQSEAHAVFGFSPKRTQIAAQNLYVGGYTSYPRTSSQKLPESLGFKEIFAGLLKDEEFKKHIADLPAKLKPNEGKKEDAAHPAIHPTGVLPSKLSADEEKIYRLIVYRFISVFSEDSKLETMKVNLKVNNEKFVFSRKRVSHEGWLKHYPFKKQEADEFPPLKKGDLLKIHKIISEEKETKPPARYNEASLIKELEKRDLGTKATRADIIAKLYDRKYIDGKKIEVKPLGVHIIDTLKQYCKNLTSEELTREFEKELDRLESDKITKEEILANGEREVRSILRDIDDNQREIGSKLFESYQESNIVGDCSCGGKLLKKYSKRNKQYFIGCSKFPTCRNTYSLPKKANILKSKCPTCGLPMISIPKKGQKGREHVCLDPNCGKEVSKRRAPEVVGKCPKCGRDLLKRSGRFGEFVGCSGFPQCRFSCQLKDLDDLGKEELEVKENNQ